A window of the Lactuca sativa cultivar Salinas chromosome 5, Lsat_Salinas_v11, whole genome shotgun sequence genome harbors these coding sequences:
- the LOC111921070 gene encoding uncharacterized protein LOC111921070 produces MVATPSAQIHHPSAFTPIRHSFFWFVITTLFLYLLYSSNLLLNQTTKSIPTSENVQNTTNPFGVSSPIRFDTELKHIVFGIAASSRLWRWRKEYIKLWWRPGETRGAVWIDNQVRSRKNESLPDIRISRDTSRFRYTNRQGSRSAIRISRVVSETVKLGLEDVRWLVMGDDDTVFVLENLVRILSKYNHEQYYYIGSSSESHVQNIFFSYAMAYGGAGFAISYPLALELEKMQDQCIQRYPSLYGSDDRMQACMAELNVPLTKETGLHQFDVYGNLLGLLGAHPVTPLVSLHHLDIVDPVFPGMTRVKAVKHFLESAKYDSASIAQQSICYDKRGWSILVSWGFAIQIVRGIISPRELEYPTRTFLNWYKKLDYTAYAFNTRPVARHPCQKPFVFYMSETKYDKVRKKIIGIYTLHREEYPDCRWKMESPETIENIVVIKNQDNFRWHKVRDPWYTYIYLISKHI; encoded by the exons ATGGTAGCCACCCCTTCTGCCCAAATCCACCATCCCTCCGCCTTCACCCCCATCCGCCACTCCTTTTTCTGGTTCGTAATCACTACgctcttcctctacctcctctacTCTTCCAATCTCCTCCTTAATCAAACCACCAAATCCATCCCCACCTCCGAAAACGTCCAAAACACCACCAATCCTTTTGGAGTTTCATCGCCCATTCGGTTTGATACCGAGCTTAAACACATTGTATTCGGCATTGCAGCCTCCTCCAGGTTATGGCGATGGAGGAAAGAATATATCAAGCTATGGTGGCGACCTGGGGAGACAAGAGGCGCTGTTTGGATTGATAATCAAGTAAGGTCTAGAAAAAACGAAAGCTTACCGGATATTCGCATCTCAAGAGACACATCCAGGTTTCGTTACACCAACCGTCAAGGATCCAGGTCTGCCATCCGTATCTCCAGGGTGGTTTCAGAGACGGTGAAGCTGGGATTGGAAGATGTGCGGTGGTTAGTGATGGGAGACGATGACACCGTGTTTGTTTTAGAGAATTTGGTGAGGATTCTGTCAAAATATAACCATGAACAGTATTACTACATCGGAAGCTCGTCGGAAAGTCATGTACAAAACATATTTTTCTCGTATGCGATGGCGTACGGTGGCGCCGGGTTCGCCATTAGTTACCCTCTGGCTTTAGAACTTGAAAAGATGCAGGATCAGTGTATTCAAAGGTACCCAAGTTTGTACGGAAGTGATGACAGGATGCAAGCTTGTATGGCTGAGCTAAATGTCCCACTCACTAAAGAAACTGGGCTTCATCAG TTTGATGTATACGGAAACCTTTTAGGTCTATTGGGAGCACACCCTGTAACTCCATTGGTGTCACTCCATCATCTCGATATCGTTGACCCGGTGTTCCCTGGTATGACCCGAGTCAAAGCGGTAAAACACTTTCTTGAATCTGCGAAGTATGATTCTGCAAGCATCGCACAACAGTCTATCTGCTATGACAAGCGAGGGTGGTCGATTTTGGTTTCATGGGGTTTTGCGATTCAAATTGTACGAGGAATCATCTCTCCAAGAGAGTTGGAGTACCCAACTCGAACGTTTCTTAATTGGTACAAAAAGCTTGATTACACTGCGTATGCGTTCAATACTAGGCCTGTGGCAAGGCACCCGTGTCAGAAGCCATTCGTGTTCTACATGAGTGAAACGAAATATGACAAAGTGAGGAAGAAGATCATTGGGATATATACTTTGCATAGGGAAGAATACCCTGATTGTCGATGGAAGATGGAGTCTCctgaaacaattgagaacattGTTGTCATAAAGAATCAAGATAACTTTCGTTGGCATAAGGTACGGGACCCTTGGTATACCTATATATATCTTATCTCGaaacatatttaa